The genomic DNA tcagcccgcggttttagcgggttagtacctagttgtTACATTAACCCTAACCCATGCCATCTTACTCATACATGAAATTgaaaatagttattaaaattttataatatagattaaaaaaatattattaaaaaaatattttgtttataataattacaACTACTAatcctttatcctataaagcacaaaTCACATGTTGAATGAGATTATGTCACATAGatttctatattaaattttaatttttttaaaaataattgtaaaacaaTTTTAAGATCGTGTGCAAAACAgcaaaaaagatgaaaaaaaactgattatttGAAATGCCCGAGAACCGGAATACCGATTTAGAGACAAGAAGCACAATACAATGCCTTAAATAAGCACAATACAATGCCTTAAAGAAGCACAATACAATGCCTTTTCTCAACTTAATTTCATCACCATTCCTATACGTCTACTCCTTAAATTATTAAGAGAAAGACATGACTTGATAAAATTTCCACACATCATGAATAAATTATCTCCAACCATACGTATAATACAATGTTATGCATCACTCTATATACCCCAAAAATGATAACTAAACTGGAGGCAATATTACCTGCACTCCATTGACTTGCATTTGTTGAATAAGCTCGGTAATTTATAGTACTCTTCACTTCATAGCAGTGGCGGAGCAGAAAAATTATCCATGGGTGTCataactcaaaaaaatatagattatactataaaaaaaagttattacaaAAGTTCATTCTAAAGATGAATCCTACGCTCACTCATACTTTGGAAATATTTAATCACTTTTAACTGGATCCCATGGCAAATCATCCGAATCAATGTTGGGTGGTGgagattttcttttcaaaaatctatCAAGTATATTGcctataaaaaaatacacaaaagaaCGAATTATCTATACATATTTGCataattatttgtaaaaaatctaACATACAAGTAATAATgaaataagtttttgttatGTTCCAACTAGGTAACaaactaacaataataatataataagtcATGATTCCATTCCCACGAAGATATCTAACTAAGAGAAAAACTATTAAGCAATCCCTTCTATTTTCACAAATCCAAAACCGtgtatagtattttaattacttaaagtaaacaaaaaaagtttttaaactaCAAATCAATTAACTTACGATTCATAGTTTTCAATCTGCTGATGATGGAAattggaagaggaagagtaaGACACGATCTCACACGATGGTGATAGAAGAGGAAGAGTCcaaatttttgataaattaggtttttttattcaacttataattatgtttagCCCATAAATTAGGTTTTTGTTAAAGGTTAAACCCACAAGTTTGTCAAAAGCCCAATGACCAtatgttaatatttatttaacagGTGTCAACAAAATTTCAGAAGGGTGTCAAAGGTTACGTAAACATatgctaattaattatttttataaaaactcatctaaaatttataatttcatggGTGTCATATGACACCCCTCATTCTTCACTACCTCCGCCACTGCCTGTGTTTGCAACATCTCAACATCTCAAACGACTCTTTCTCAATACCTTTTGATCTCTCAGCTTCTTCCAACATTTCCTTGATTCTCTTATTCTTTTCCAACATTTGGTGATTCTAAAAGGCTCTTTTAAAGAGAACCCAATGAAGTGAAGAGTcagttaaaaaatcaaaatttgggCTTTCCCAAGGCTTTTGTCACTTCCTCTCCAATAGAAGTTAAGTTCTTAAGTTTAAGTCATTTGAAATTtggtattagaaaaaaaaaaaaaaaaacaactagaaTCAAATTTAGTTAAGTAATTGCCTTTAAAAGCCTATAATAATCCTTGCTGGGATCAAGCTGCCACTGAAGCTGACTCAATGTTTCTTGCTCCGCCGTGGAACTTTGCGGCGCTCGTGACTATTGTGCTGTCTAGGCTGAAGGTCTTCAGACACGGCGGAtagaattttgagatttttcaaGATCTTAGGAGTGGCTTCCTTCGCAGATTTATAATGGAGGCCGAAAAACTTGTCTTTTTCCAAATCGAACCTCAAATACTCGGTGCAACAGTTCTCTATTAGGTTAAACAGGTGCTTCAAATTATCTACTTGCACTCCATTCACTTTCTTTACCTAATTTCCACCACACATAACGTATTCAGGGAAAATACATTCATTTTCAAGTAACTCATAGAGTGTACGTGAAACTAAGTCTTAAGATTCACTTTTCATAAGTCGTTATGTTTTGTAAAAGTATATAGAGTAAGCAATAAATACATTACctgtaaatcttcaaaaatacCGAGTCCTGAAGTGATATCATCCTCTAAAATCTGTACCAGGAACCAAAATCTTAGCTCTCGAAATTAACACGTTTAGAAAACTAGAAATGAATTAATGTGGAAAAGCATAACGAACCTGGGAAATAATTACTATTTGTTCATCGGCTTTTGTTGGCATCTTTTCTAAAGCACATTCGGAAACATAAGAACTATCAACGTATGCTTGGCTTAGAGGTACAAAAACAAGACCCCCGAATATATAGTAACTTGGTGGCTTGTCAAAATGATTCACTGGAACTAGCGGTTGCACCTGCATACATATTTCAAACCGTAAAAATCCTTCACATTACATATTATGTGTTTTAACAAAATGTCAACGTCCATCATTTAACCTAAATCATGGAATCAGTTGTTTATTTATCTGGGAAAGAAGTTACAAAAAAGAGGAACGAGACATCTTACAGGTTTTAGACTTATATTGAACTCATACTCTTTTCCTTCTCTTAAGACTTTAATTAACGCTGTATCACTTGATTTCTTCATAGAAACCAAATGCTTGAAACTTATTCGTTCCTGTTTACGAAGAGGAACTGTACACATGCATGCATGGGAAAATTTGGCAAATTGGATGCAGATcgatgaaagaaaataatgataGTGTAGGACTATATATTTACCTCTACTATCATTTCCTATCGGAACACCATCAATTGCGAGgataacatcatattttttcaGAACTTTGTGAGCATCCGCAAGCGGGTTTATTTGGTTTACGAGAATCCCTGTCATTTCTTTGCTCATCTGTAAGCAGTCACGGGTTTGGGCATGCTCCATAGTTTGATATGATAAATTCATTGAGCAGAAACTAATGTGTTTACCACTTTCTTCTACACCATTTAAAAAATGCCTAATCACTGGAGTTGGAATTATGTAgctgcaaaagaaaaacataagctAGTATAATAGTAATACTGCAAACACACAAATTTGAAATACAAGCTTATTTATCATGTTCAGAGAAATAACACTTTCATAGTAACATagataaatcatatatatatataattcagttTCAAATCTGCAACCCAACAACGTAAAGCAAGatttaatttctgtttttaacTCACCCTATATTATCAGACGACCAAAGGCTTTCAAATGCTACACCAGCGACTTTGTTTCCCATGATCACCGGACCACCACTGTTTCCAGAATTGATAGCTGCAtctatttgtattttcaatagCTCCGTGGAGCTGTGACTGTATTTTCTCAGTTCAACTCTAGACACAACACCTTTTGTAACCGATATACTATCACCACCTGCATTTGAGCACGTTCGTAAGTAACTAGCCATTTGTAAATAGTTTCTACGTAATGCAATGCATGATATTATCCTTTTTTCTCAAGATCGTTCTTAATTCAAAGGTATGAttgatttttaaagaaaaatatgtttatgtattccAGACATGTTACGTTGCAAACCAATCTTGGTATGATGTTCAAAAATTTACCaatgaaaacataattaattcctagtcattaaaagtttgaaaTACCTTCCGGATAGCCAACGACGGCCACAGAATCCATTTGGCAGGGTATGTCTCCAAGCTCTAAAACATTCAGACCTTCCCAAAATTCTTCGCTATCGATCTCCAAGATGGCCAAATCACATTCATGACCAATCGCTTGAACTTTTGCTTTGTACTTTGTGGGTGAACCATGCTTTCGGACTTTAACGGATGTGTGATCAGCGACTACATGAGCATTCGTAAGGATCTTCTTTCCTGAGATTACAAATCCTACAACCATTCCAAGCTAAGTATGTAAGCCAAACCAAAATTTCCAACacttttattggaaaaaaaatattcctaTAGCTACTAGACTAAAAttaatgtgattttttaatatatgaatataaaattatcaataccAGAGCCGGTGCATTGACTCTGCATACTAATCTGCCAAGGTTGAAAAATTCTTGGCTTGCTATAGACGGTGAACACCTTCACCACCGAGTTGAAGGCCAAATCAATGGCAGAAGGAGTCGTCTTTTCTGTATCATCCACACTAGATACTTCTTTCCCTGGAAAAAACTTATTCTTCCAATCTTGAACGATGCGAAAGACCGGGAAGTTCTTCCGCACCAAGTTCAACTTATTCTCTTTAGCTTCAGCATACGATGGTGCAccatgagaagaaaagaagcGAGAATTAGAAGGTGGACGGCAGGAAATTGCGGTCTTGGGGGCAGCATTGccgtgaagaagaaggaatccaTGAACAGAAGCGCTCGAGCAGCGGCGAAGCCAGGACACGGTACGAACAAATGACATTAGAGCTGTTTATAGTTGATGGTTTTGAGGGTTAAGAAGATTAGGTTTTAACTTAGACCAAtaggtcatatatatatatatatatatatatatatatatatatatatatattacaccaGTTACCaacaaaggaaagaaataaaatcgtTAAATAGAAGATGTGCTTTGCTTCCTTTTCTTAAAATgtaaagttttcaaattccACACCATGACTTCCTAATGATAAACTCTTTGGTGGgagatttgagatttgtttCCAGATGGAAAAGCTATGAACTTCCTAATGTTTATTAGTTCCTTTATGGGCatgcatatttttttccttGCTTATAGTATGTATTTAGGtcgtaaatttaaatttatagcGAAACTGCAAAATAAAggatgctttttttttaagtttgtccATATATGTATTTGAATtgctcttgaaaaaaaaaaaggtttaccGAAAACATATGCCCGATCAAACAGCCTTAATTAACTTAACGTAATGTCcatagtttattattattgaatttaatTGTTTACCAGAATTTGTATCCgtactaatttaaaatattttttgttaatataaattcttgagctcaaatataatcattaaaaattttgagtagaaatttatataaacactaaacttaatttattaaatgatatacaaaatatctattgttgaaaataatatttatttgttatatctaCTTGCgcgaaattttaatttaattttttatcaataaaattattgaatatatatatatatataacatatattgtctagtgtcgaaTGAATGTTTTATTGGCAAATCAAAGTATATCACATGGTAACAAAAAATGACTTAATAACCTCACTAGAGAATCGTCAATCTTCTGATCTTTTATCCATAAAGAGTTTATTCCATATTCATATTccatgaaaacatatttttaaaagttctaatgTCGAATATCAATCGTTGGCCTAATTATAGCTAGAGATAATTTAAACATATCAATATCCcattttaaatacaaatatataaagtttcatgaacatttTTAGTACTATGTCGCGACAACGGGATAATCCAAgtgcatcatctgccataatagaatttctaaccaagtcaagaatgcttatATGGTGAAACGGTTAAACCGATAATGAATATTtgttcactaatccaagttatttttctaaaacctcatatgttaattttgtgatgcaacatcagcttcgtcttctcaaaaaaacatagtatactttaaatatgttgtttctgCCAATGTTTtaggttaaaagcatttgataaaattgatgaaatctctaacttttttttctactttacttttttttatcatgttatagaattgtaGCTTTAGTTGATAATGTGTCTTCTGAGATATGCTACAGAAATCATACGTCACTTCTTGTAACagcttacatatcattttttctatattttgtgactattgattttgtttgtttagatgGATTATTTTGTCAAGagtctttttcatagtttttccaaaaaaaagtgtGGCCCTTACAATGTCTTCATTtttgatcaaaacttttaagttgagttgagtaattaatttttttttctttaagtaaaatataataaatatttgtagtacatgttttttagaaactaatgtttcacttcaattttatttttatgttaagaattttataaatacaattatataaattatttttttactccactatgcattaaaatcttatttccattctaaaactcattaacccattctaaattctggttaaattttgataatagcattattactaaaaaattcatagtattgttttcactattttaaaattttcatttatgttacttaattcatttttaaattgttatcCCTACTATTAATTGAAAAGtcatttataaaagaaacattagTTTTGTAAGTAATTACATTGCAATGCCATTGGAGATAAGGCAAAATAATTCATTAACGAGAGAGATAAAATCGTCAATTAAGCATTTATAATTTGGATAAACACGCGGGTTACCGGGTCAGAtctaagattttttaattttttacaataTGTTGCATCTCCTTTAAGTGTATTGTGTTCCGCATACTGTTCAGAAATATACTAGTGGTCTGGTGGTCAAAGACATTGACAACtttagttaattataatttttatttggttctttattggtttaatatttttaatttattctctttctttatatgtttcttttacaaattaataaggaaacaaaaaattaattactaaattagAAAACACTATCATTTTAGAATTCATATATTGCAGTTTCCATAAATCTCTATTGTATTATTTAAGCAAccttttaaacaaataatccTACTCCCATGTggtatattacacaaaataccACTGTATAACTtcatcttaatattaatttgttgtaaccagaaaacatatttttataaatataattattaaaagaaaacaaattcacgtaaatattaagataattatttttagtgtttattaattgttttctttttatttttcaactcaaaaaatcttataaaagcagaaacaaaaatcttgtataataaatatttacgtgaaaatatattataaatattttaacaacaaattttagaaaaataaaaaatcttctaaaacgattttaattttttatagcctaatatttttgaaattatttaatgaagTTCTTTTAACagatttcatttattgtttcagaaaccttaggaaacaataattaaatatttagaacaattataaaacttaattttatttataaaactaagattaaatatatgcatccctaaatcatttaataatgatatacatattttaaaactaagatacaacattgcttatatttttaaaatataaaatattatatctaatttattaaatgtttgtttttactgCACATAGACGAAGagacatatattaaaatataagaaatcacaaatgttatgttttatttaatataatatatataactaaaaaaataaatcaaaaagttaaatctaGATTTCTAAACATGACTGCTTCAATAAAATTTTCGTTTTAGTTTTAGGAttaccaaatttatatgattcatgGATTTGAACATCGTAGCATGTAACCAAAACGGTATGAAACTAAGtaaatgaaatgtaaaagattataaaatgtataacaCGGGAAGTATCTATACATTTCCTTGTGCTAACTATCTAGAATGAAATATTATTCAGTCAAGATATACTCATTATAGTTgcttttttaattgtttttcttttatttttcaacacattacttatataatatattaagaattgTTTAACATTTAAATAATGAAAAGGCTTAAATCATGATATCAActgaaattttcctttttgattacAAATTATCATAATAATAACAAGGTACCAAAAGTAAAGTGTTTTCAAATTACATAAGTTaatgcttttttattttgaacttaatccatattaataaaatttatacaaaaaaaacaattcagaaTACATTTATTCATAAATCAACTCAGAAAAtctcaattttataataaatatattttaatcaattaaaataaaaaaacctacTTTCGTCAATAgtatcaataaaacaattattctttttttttgtgacaacaataaaacaattattcataACATTAATATTAGATTATAACATATGATATTCGAATAACTAGAAATCCAATCTTTCTTGTACATAATTTTAAccttaatttttcaaaaaacatctacacaaatcttgtttttactataaaaatcgtaaataataattatgatcaatcattatattattttcccttaaataattattttaatcatttgaaataaaaataaaaataattatcccCGAAAAACTATTAAACCTCCACTATCTAAAAAGTGCgggttacaattttttttggcaaatattttacaattgatgatcttattttctaaaagatttCGCTCATtcacaaattaatttaattttagagaatttgatatatatatatatatatatataatttaatataatgagATGATTAAGAAATTGACTAAATTTTCTATCGTATGATAAGTAATATATTGTTCTGTCATAGTATtcaaaacacacatatatatatatatatatttatttatttatttacggGTTAACTTATTTGatacttataaatattcaaatttttatgattttgcacTAAGATCGATGagttttagtaacaaaaatattgtgTTATATTCCATTTTACCTCCCactcatataattttcttgcacTTTAATTCAGTTTTGGGAAAATCCCATAAAAAACCACCGAAGTGTCAACGACTTCCAGTTTAAACCTTCAAACTATTATACTCCCAACTAAAACCACCAACGtgtcaaatttattaaatcaaacCTTCAATATGACATTCGTGTTCGTGGGTCCACATTTATTACTGGAACAGTTAACTCCGTTAACAGAATAGTTTACCCTATCAACTGAACAATAACTCCGTTCGTTCTATTAAGTAACATgctttttcataaaatattattttaaacgtgataattaatttcaaaatgaaacaatgaaataaaaagaaatcattCCATAAAACTTAAACCATGTTCATATAAAATGCTTATAAGTCATTACAAAAAGACATTgtgtaagtcttttttttttttactaaccctaacccccaaatcgatttgattttgagtgtttattttattttatttttgttttaattattttaattgtttttattaatagaaaaattattaaaaatcacATGTGGGTTATTAAACGAACAAAGTTATTTTTCAGTTGACGGGTGAACTATTCCGTTAACGGAGTTAATTGTTCTGGTGGTAAATATGGACCCACAAACACGAATGCCATATTAAAGGTTTGATTGaataaatttgacattttcGTGGTTTTAGTTGGGAGTATAATAGGTTGGAGGTTTAAACGGGAAGTCATTGCTACTTTGGTGGTTTTTTATGAGATTAGCCCATTCATTTTTTACATTGACTCAATACTACTACAAATTGTAAAGCAGATCACGAG from Camelina sativa cultivar DH55 chromosome 7, Cs, whole genome shotgun sequence includes the following:
- the LOC104704617 gene encoding putative protease Do-like 3, mitochondrial, with amino-acid sequence MSFVRTVSWLRRCSSASVHGFLLLHGNAAPKTAISCRPPSNSRFFSSHGAPSYAEAKENKLNLVRKNFPVFRIVQDWKNKFFPGKEVSSVDDTEKTTPSAIDLAFNSVVKVFTVYSKPRIFQPWQISMQSQCTGSGFVISGKKILTNAHVVADHTSVKVRKHGSPTKYKAKVQAIGHECDLAILEIDSEEFWEGLNVLELGDIPCQMDSVAVVGYPEGGDSISVTKGVVSRVELRKYSHSSTELLKIQIDAAINSGNSGGPVIMGNKVAGVAFESLWSSDNIGYIIPTPVIRHFLNGVEESGKHISFCSMNLSYQTMEHAQTRDCLQMSKEMTGILVNQINPLADAHKVLKKYDVILAIDGVPIGNDSRVPLRKQERISFKHLVSMKKSSDTALIKVLREGKEYEFNISLKPVQPLVPVNHFDKPPSYYIFGGLVFVPLSQAYVDSSYVSECALEKMPTKADEQIVIISQILEDDITSGLGIFEDLQVKKVNGVQVDNLKHLFNLIENCCTEYLRFDLEKDKFFGLHYKSAKEATPKILKNLKILSAVSEDLQPRQHNSHERRKVPRRSKKH